One Pseudomonas sp. MM213 genomic window, GTATTTAAATTCCGATTCTTATACCTTTAAAGTCGGTGCCTGCCGGGAGGTTATCCACCGCCCATGGACTGCGCCACCGTCGCTTACCGAGCGACGTCCAGGATGTTCAATGAACTTCGATTACGCTTTTATCCTCAGCACCCTGCCGGCGTTTCTCAAGGCCGTGGGCGTGACGCTGCAGGTCGGCTTCATCGCCATTGGCACCTCGCTGCTGGTGGCCTTGATCAACGCAACGATCCTGGTGTTCCGCACGCCTTACCTGCAACGCCTGGTCGGGTTGTACGTAGAACTGGCGCGCAACACGCCGCTGCTCATTCAACTGTTCTTCGTGTATTTCGCCTTGCCGGCGCTGGGCATCAAGGTGTCAGGCTTCACGGCGGCGATTATCACCATGACGTTCCTGGGCGGCGCTTACCTCACGGAAGTCCTGCGCGCCGGGGTGGACGCGGTGCCCCAGGCGCAGCTCGAGTCCGGTCGCTCCATCGGCTTGTCCCACGGGCAACTGCTGCGCTACGTGATCCTGCCGCAGGCCGGCATCCTCAGCCTGCCGTCGCTGTTCGCCAATTTCATTTTCCTGCTCAAAGAGACCACCGTGGTCTCGGCCGTGGCGGTCCCGGAAATTCTCTACACCACCAAAAGTTACATCGCGCTCTACTACAAAACCTACGAAATGCTCGCCGTGCTGACGCTGATTTGCGTGCTGCTGTTTTTGCCGCTGTCGCTGCTGCTCAGCCGTCTGGAAAGGAGGCTCCAGCATGGCCAGTTCGGGTCTTGAATTGTTGTGGGTGTCGTTGCCGCAATTGGGCAAGGGCGCTGCGCAAACCCTGTCGATCTCTTTCCTGAGCATCGCCATCAGCACCGTCGGCGGTGTGCTTTACGGCGTTTTGCGTACGCTGAATTCGAAATGGCTGAACGCGATTTTGCGCGTGTATCTGGAGCTGTTCCGGGCGATCCCGGTGCTGGTCTGGTTGTATCTGCTGTTCTTCGGTCTGCCGATTTTCTTCGGCCTGAGCATTCCGAGCTTCTGGTGCGCGGTGCTGGTGCTGTCGCTGTGGGGCGCCAGCGAAGTCGGCGAAGTGGTGCGCGGCGCCTTGCATTCGTTGCCACGCGGCCAGCGTGAAGCGGGCCTGTCGATCGGCTTGAACGGCCCGCAACTCTACGGCTACGTGCTGCTGCCCCAGGCGCTGAAACGCATGACCCCGCCGACCATCAATGTCTACACGCGGATCATCAAGACCAGCTCCCTGGCGGTGCTGATTGGCGTGGTAGACGTGATCAAGGTCGGCCAGCAGATCATCGAACGCACCTACGAATCGGTGCTGATCTACGGCGCGCTGTTCCTGTTTTTCTTTTTCATCTGCTACCCGCTCTCGGCCGCCTCGCGCGTGCTGGAGCGGCGCTGGACGCAAGCATGAGCGCATTGATCGAGTTCAAGGGTTTCAACAAGTTTTTCGGCGAGCAACAAGTGCTCGACGGCATCGACCTGCAGGTGAAATCCGGCGAAGTGATCGTCATCCTCGGCCCCAGCGGCTGCGGTAAAAGTACCCTGTTGCGTTGCCTCAACGGGCTCGAAGTCGCGCACAGCGGCAGCCTGACATTTGCCGGCCGCGAGCTGCTGGACAAAGGCACCGACTGGCGCGAAGTGCGCCAGCAGATCGGCATGGTGTTCCAGAGCTATCACCTGTTCCCGCACATGAGCGTGCTCGACAACCTGCTGCTGGGTCCGGTCAAGGTGCAAAACCGCGAGCGTCGCGAAGCCCGGGATCAGGCCGAAGCCTTGCTGGCGCGCGTGGGCCTCTCGGACAAACGCGACGCCTTTCCTCGCCAGCTCTCCGGCGGCCAGCAGCAACGCATCGCCATCGTCCGTTCGTTGTGCATGAACCCCAAAGTCATGTTGTTCGATGAAGTCACCGCCGCCCTCGACCCGGAAATGGTCAAGGAAGTGCTGGAAGTCATTCAGGGCCTGGCCCGCGAAGGCATGACGCTGTTGATCGTCACCCACGAAATGGCGTTCGCCCGCGCCGTGGCTGACCGCATCGTGTTCATGGATGCCGGGCGAATCCTTGAGCAAAACCCTCCCGAGATTTTCTTTACGAACCCGCAAACCGCACGAGCGCAGCAGTTCCTGGAGAAGTTCTCCTACGTCGCCGCACTACCAAAAACGACTCAAACAAAGGAACTGGAACTGCCATGAAAACTGCCAAGTCTTCTCTACTGCTATTGCCACTGCTCGGCCTCGCGTTGCTGGCCGGCTGCAACAAAACCGAAGAACCCGCGAAGCCGAAAGTCGCCAGCGAAAGCACCGCGCCAGCCAGCTACCTGGACAAAATCAAGGCGCGGGACAAGTTGATCGTCGGCGTTTTCACCGACAAACCGCCGTTTGGTTTCGTCAATGAAGCGGGGCGTTACGTTGGGTTCGATACTGACATCGGCCGCCAATTTGCCAAGGATCTGCTCGGCGATGAAAACAAGGTCGAATTCGTCGCGGTGGAACCGGCGAGCCGGATTCCGTTCCTGCAAAGTGACAAGGTCGACCTGATCCTGGCCAACATGACCGTGACCCCGGAGCGCAAGGAAGCGGTGGAATTCACCAATCCAAACCTGAAAGTCGCAGTACAGGCATTGGTGCCACAGGCCAGCGAAGTGAAGAACCTCGATGATCTGGCGACCCGCACCACCATCGTCACCACCGGCACCACGGCAGATATCTGGCTGACCAAGAATCACCCGGACTGGAAACTGCTGAAGTTCGAGAAAAACTCCGAGTCCCTGCAAGCCCTGGCCAACGGTCGTGGCGATGCCTATGCGCAGGACAATCTGGTGCTGTTCAGCTGGGCCAAGCAGAACCCTGGCTACCGCGTGCTGGATCAGAAACTCGGTGCAGAAGCGCCGATTGCACCGGCGGTGAAGAAGGGCAACATCGAGTTGCGTGACTGGGTGAACGCCGAGTTGGCGAAGCTGGGTGAAGAGAAGTATCTGCTCAAGCTGTACGACCAGTATGTGCGCAAGGAATTGAGCGATGACACCAAGCCTGAGAGCGTGATTGTCGAGGGTGGGAAGTGGCAGGGGTGATTCTGTAGTTTTTGCAGCGACCTTTCGACCGCTATCGCCAGCAAGCCGGCTCCTACAAGTGGATCACCGCGATCCTGTAGGAGCCGGCTTGCTGGCGATTGGTTTCAGCGGCGCCGCTCAATCCGGCCAATACCACGCCGGCTCATCCAGCATCCGCTGCCCGACAATCCCGGTCTGGCCCAGATTTTTCTCCAGCACGATGCAGTTGCACTCGGGATCTTCCTGTAGCGCCGAAATCAACCGCCGGGCATGGGACACCACCCACACCTGACACTGCTCCGACGCGCGGATAATCAAGCGCGCCAACGCCGGCAACAGGTCCGGGTGCAGGCTGGTTTCCGGCTCGTTCAGCACCATCAGCGTCGGTGGGCGCGGCGTCAGCAGCGCCGCCACCAACAGCAAGTAGCGCAACGTCCCGTCGGACAACTCCGCCGCCGACAACGGCCGCAATAACCCTTCCTGATAAAACTCAATGGCGAAGCGGCCGCCCGCCAGCGGCTCGATATGCAGACGCGCACCGGGAAACGCATCGCTGATGGCGTTGCGCAAAGCTTCGGGGTCGCCAATCTCGATAATGGTCTGCAACGCTGCCGCCAGGTCTCTGCCGTCGTGGTGCAGCACCGGGGTGCGGGTGCCCAGCTGTGGCTGACGCACCGGCGCGTCGGCGTCGCTGCGAAAGTGATCGTAGAAGCGCCAGCGGCGGATGAACTCACGCATCTCCAGCACCTCCGGCGAGGTCCGCAAGCTGCCAACCTGATCGAACAGGCTGTCGAACGTCGGCGTGTGCTGAGCCAGCACGTCCCAGCTGCGGTTGGCTCGGGTGCGGATCATCGGGCCGTCGCGATCCACCAGCAGGCTCGCCGGACGATAATGCGCCCCGGCCCACAGGCATTCACGCTTGATTTGCGGATCGAGGCTGAACCGTGACGCAATGGGGGTGCTGTGCCCGGGCAACATGAAATGACCGTTGGAATCGGGCAGCCCCAGGCTGATCGAGTAACCGAAGTCGTCCCCGGCAAACCCCAGGCGCAAGCGTTTGACGCCGTGGCGAACGGTCGCCTCGATCGGCACTTCGCCGTTGCGCATGCGCCGGGTGATGGTTTCAGGTCCCGCCCAGAAGGTCGAATCCAGGCCGCCTTCGCGGGCCAACGCATTGACCACGCCGCCCTGAGCGGTTTCCGCCAGCAGGCGCAACGCCCGGTAAAGGTTGGATTTGCCACTGCCGTTCGGCCCGGTGATCAGGTTCAGACGACCCAGTGGAATCACCAGTTTATTGATCGAGCGGTAATTGGCCACCGCGAGGGTTTTGAGCATGGGAAGCTTCCTTACTGCTATGAGTGCAGCAAACCTGTGCACCTGTTGAACCCTGTTCTAAGCTCACAGTCGTATCGCCATTGGCACGTTCGTACGACGCAAAGGAGTCTGCATGGCTGGTCCCGGATTGAAAAGAGTGGTTGGCCTGAGTCTTCTTGTCCTGCTGGGGGCCTGCGGGGAAAAACCCCAGGTCGAAAAGGATCGTCCGCGGGTGTTCGTGCAAGTCGTCAACGCCGCGAATTACGCCGCGTCCGTGACCCTCACCGGTGATGTTCAGGCGCGCGTCCAGACAGAGCTGTCGTTCCGTGTCGGTGGCAAGATCATCCAGCGCTCGGTCGATGTCGGTGACCGGGTGTCGGCCAAGCAAGTGCTCGCCAGGCTCGACCCAAAAGACCTGCAAACCAATGTCGACTCGGCCCAGGCACAGGTCGTCGCCGAGCAGGCTCGGGTCAAACAGGCCGCCGCCGCCTTCGTCCGCCAGCAAAAACTCCTGCCCAAGGGCTACACCAGTCAAAGCGAGTTCGACTCTGCCCAGGCCGCATTGCGCAGCAGCCAGAGCGCGCTGACGGCTGCCCAGGCCCAACTGGCCAACGCCCGCGAGCAACTGAGTTACACCGCGCTGATCGCCGACGCGCCGGGAGTGATCACTGCCCGGCAGGCCGAAGTCGGCCAGGTGGTGCAGGCCACGATGCCGATTTTCAGCCTGGCGCGCGACGGTGAGCGCGACGCGGTGTTCAACGTCTACGAGTCGCTGCTGACAGAGGACCCTGAGGGCAAAACGATTGTGGTGAGCTTGCTCGATAACCCGGCCATCAAGACCACGGGCACGGTTCGGGAAGTCACCCCGGCCGTTTCCGCGCAGACCGGTACGGTGCAGGTCAAGGTCACCCTTAACGGTCTGCCGGAAGGCATGCAGCTTGGCTCGGTGATCAGCGGCACGGCGAAGACGCCGAGCAAATCCGCAATCGAGCTGCCATGGTCGGCGCTGACCAAAAACCTCAGCGAACCGGCCGTGTGGCTGGTGGATGACGAGGGCAAGGCGCAATTGCATACGGTGACGGTGGGTCGTTACCTGACCGGCAAAGTCATCATCAGCGATGGCCTTCAGGGCGGCGAAAAAGTCGTCATTGCCGGCGGTCAGTTGCTGCACCCCGGCGTCAAAGTGGAAATCGCCGAAAACACCTACAAGGATTTAGCTGCGGGAGCCCAGCCATGAAGCGCGTGTTGCTGGTGTTCGCCGGAGTGCTGCTTGTGGCCTGCTCAAAAGAAGAACCGCCGCCAGAGCCGGTGCGTCCGGTGCTGTCGATCAAGGTCCAGGCGCTGGGCGAGGAGAGTCTCGGCCGCTTCGCCGGCAGCATTCAGGCCCGATACGAAACCAATGTCGGCTTCCGCGTACCGGGGCGCATCGCCAGTCGCAACGTCGATGTCGGCGCCGAGGTCGAGAAGGGCGCCTTGCTCGCGACCCTCGATCCCACCGATCAGCAAAACCAGCTGCGCTCGGCTCTGGGCGATCTGGCGAAGGTCCAGGCACAACTGATCAACGCCCAGGCCAACGCCCGGCGTCAGCAGGAGCTGTTCGATCGCGGGGTCGGTGCGCAGGCGCAACTGGACATCGCCCAGACCGATCTGAAAACCACTCAGGCCTCCCTCGATCAAGCGAAGGCGGCGGTCGATCAGGCCAAGGACCAACTCGATTATGTCGAGTTGCGCACCGACCACAAAGCCATCGTCACCGCGTGGAACGCCGAAGCCGGGCAAGTGGTGACCGCCGGCCAGCAAGTGGTGACCCTGGCGCAGCCGGACATCAAGGAAGCGGTGATCGACCTGCCCGACACGCTGGTCGATCAGTTGCCAGCGGACGTGGTGTTTCAGGTCGCCGTGCAACTGGAACCGAACATCACCACCACCGCCATCGTCCGCGAAATCGAACCCCAGGCCCAGAGCGCCACCCGCACCCGTCGCGCCCGCCTGACCCTGACTGACACACCACCGGGGTTTCGCCTGGGCACGGCAATCAGCGTCACCCTCAGCTCTGCGATCAAACCGCGCATCGAACTGCCTCTGACCGCGCTGCAAGAGGTCGATGGCAAATCGCGGATCTGGGTCATCGACCCACAGACCCAAACCGTTTCCCCGCGTGACATCAGCCTGATCAGCCGCACCGATTCCACCATGGTCCTGGCCAGCGGCGTGAAGTCCGGCGAGCGTGTCGTGAGTGCCGGTGTGAACAGCCTGAAGCCTGGGCAGAAAGTGAAAATCGATGAGGACAGCCCACAATGAAAGGGAGTTTCAACTTATCCGAATGGGCCCTCAAGCATCAGTCGTTTGTCTGGTATTTGATGTTCATCGCGCTGCTGATGGGCGTGTTCTCGTACATGAACCTCGGCCGCGAGGAAGACCCCTCGTTCACCATCAAGACCATGGTCATCCAGTCCAGCTGGCCGGGTGCGACCCAGGAAGAAACCCTCAAGCAGGTCACCGACCGCATCGAGAAAAAGCTCGAAGAACTCGACTCCCTCGACTATGTGAAAAGCTATACACGACCCGGTGAGTCCACGGTCTTCGTGAACCTGCGCGACACCACCAGCGCCAAGGACATCCCGGAAATCTGGTACCAGGTGCGCAAGAAGATCAACGACATTCGCGGCCAGTTCCCCAAGGGCCTGCAAGGGCCTGGGTTCAACGACGAATTCGGTGATGTGTTCGGTTCGGTGTACGCCTTTACCGCTGACGGCTTGTCGATGCGCCAGTTGCGCGATTACGTCGAGCAGGTCCGCGCCGAGATTCGTGAAGTGCCGGGGCTGGGCAAGGTCGAGATGGTCGGCGAGCAGGATGAAGTGCTCTACCTGAACTTCTCCACCCGCAAACTGGCGGCGCTGGGCATTGATCAGCGTCAGGTCGTGGATAGCCTGCAATCGCAAAACGCGGTGACGCCGGCCGGGGTCATTGAAGCCGGTCCCGAGCGGATTTCCATTCGCACCACCGGGCAGTTCGCGTCCGAGAAAGACCTGGAAAACGTCAACCTGCGGCTCAACGATCGCTTCTATCGCCTGGCCGACATTGCCGACATCAGTCGGGGTTATGTCGACCCGGCGACCCCGGAGTTTCGCTACAACGGCCATCCGGCCATCGGCCTGGCCATTGCCATGAAGAAGGGCGGCAACATTCAGGATTTCGGCAAGGCGCTGCACCAGCGCATGATCGACCTGACCGCCGATTTGCCGGTGGGCGTCGGTGTGTACAACGTTTCCGACCAGGCCGCCGTGGTGGAAAAAGCCGTTGGCGGCTTCACCAGCGCGCTGTTCGAAGCGGTGGTGATCGTGCTGGTGGTCAGCTTCGTCAGCCTCGGCGTGCGCGCCGGGTTAGTGGTGGCGTGCTCGATTCCGCTGGTACTGGCGATGGTCTTCGTCTTCATGGAATACAGCGGCATCACCATGCAGCGGATTTCCCTCGGTGCGCTGATCATCGCCCTCGGCCTGCTGGTGGACGACGCGATGATCACGGTCGAGATGATGGTCACCCGGCTGGAGATGGGTGAAACCAAGGAGCAGGCGGCCACGTTCGCCTACACCTCGACCGCGTTCCCGATGCTCACCGGTACGCTGGTGACGGTGGCCGGTTTTGTACCGATCGGCCTGAACGCCAGTTCGGCGGGCGAGTACACCTTCACGCTGTTTGCGGTGATTGCCGTGGCGATGCTGGTGTCGTGGGTTGTCGCGGTGTTGTTCGCGCCGGTGATCGGCGTGCACATCCTCAGCGCCAACGTGAAACCTCATGACGCGGAACCCGGACGCATCGGCCGTGCCTTCAATTACGGCATGCTCTGGTCCATGCGCAATCGCTGGTGGGCCATCGGCATCACCATTGCCTTGTTCGTGGCGTCGGTGTTTTCCATGCAGTTCGTGCAGAACCAGTTCTTCCCGTCCTCGGACCGGCCGGAAATTCTCGTCG contains:
- a CDS encoding efflux RND transporter permease subunit codes for the protein MKGSFNLSEWALKHQSFVWYLMFIALLMGVFSYMNLGREEDPSFTIKTMVIQSSWPGATQEETLKQVTDRIEKKLEELDSLDYVKSYTRPGESTVFVNLRDTTSAKDIPEIWYQVRKKINDIRGQFPKGLQGPGFNDEFGDVFGSVYAFTADGLSMRQLRDYVEQVRAEIREVPGLGKVEMVGEQDEVLYLNFSTRKLAALGIDQRQVVDSLQSQNAVTPAGVIEAGPERISIRTTGQFASEKDLENVNLRLNDRFYRLADIADISRGYVDPATPEFRYNGHPAIGLAIAMKKGGNIQDFGKALHQRMIDLTADLPVGVGVYNVSDQAAVVEKAVGGFTSALFEAVVIVLVVSFVSLGVRAGLVVACSIPLVLAMVFVFMEYSGITMQRISLGALIIALGLLVDDAMITVEMMVTRLEMGETKEQAATFAYTSTAFPMLTGTLVTVAGFVPIGLNASSAGEYTFTLFAVIAVAMLVSWVVAVLFAPVIGVHILSANVKPHDAEPGRIGRAFNYGMLWSMRNRWWAIGITIALFVASVFSMQFVQNQFFPSSDRPEILVDLNLPQNASIAETRKAVDKLEATLKDDPDIVRWSTYIGEGAIRFYLPLDQQLQNPYYAQLVIVSKGLESREALSQRLRERLRKDFVGIGSYVQALEMGPPVGRPIQYRVSGKDIDQVRKHAIALATELDKNSHIGEIIYDWNEPGKVLRIDIAQDKVRQLGLSSEDVANLMNSIVVGAPVTQVDDDIYLINVVGRAVDAERGTPETLQNLQIVTPSGTSIPLLAFATVRYELEQPLVWRRDRKPTITIKAAVRDEIQPTDLVKQLKPEIEKFAAALPVGYKVATGGTVEESGKAQGPIAKVVPLMLFLMATFLMIQLHSVQKLFLVASVAPLGLIGVVLALIPTGTPMGFVAILGILALIGIIIRNSVILVTQIDALEKEGLSPWDAVAQATEHRRRPILLTAAAASLGMIPIAREVFWGPMAYAMIGGIIIATLLTLLFLPALYVAWYKIREPKKEAR
- a CDS encoding efflux RND transporter periplasmic adaptor subunit; this translates as MAGPGLKRVVGLSLLVLLGACGEKPQVEKDRPRVFVQVVNAANYAASVTLTGDVQARVQTELSFRVGGKIIQRSVDVGDRVSAKQVLARLDPKDLQTNVDSAQAQVVAEQARVKQAAAAFVRQQKLLPKGYTSQSEFDSAQAALRSSQSALTAAQAQLANAREQLSYTALIADAPGVITARQAEVGQVVQATMPIFSLARDGERDAVFNVYESLLTEDPEGKTIVVSLLDNPAIKTTGTVREVTPAVSAQTGTVQVKVTLNGLPEGMQLGSVISGTAKTPSKSAIELPWSALTKNLSEPAVWLVDDEGKAQLHTVTVGRYLTGKVIISDGLQGGEKVVIAGGQLLHPGVKVEIAENTYKDLAAGAQP
- a CDS encoding AAA family ATPase, with the translated sequence MLKTLAVANYRSINKLVIPLGRLNLITGPNGSGKSNLYRALRLLAETAQGGVVNALAREGGLDSTFWAGPETITRRMRNGEVPIEATVRHGVKRLRLGFAGDDFGYSISLGLPDSNGHFMLPGHSTPIASRFSLDPQIKRECLWAGAHYRPASLLVDRDGPMIRTRANRSWDVLAQHTPTFDSLFDQVGSLRTSPEVLEMREFIRRWRFYDHFRSDADAPVRQPQLGTRTPVLHHDGRDLAAALQTIIEIGDPEALRNAISDAFPGARLHIEPLAGGRFAIEFYQEGLLRPLSAAELSDGTLRYLLLVAALLTPRPPTLMVLNEPETSLHPDLLPALARLIIRASEQCQVWVVSHARRLISALQEDPECNCIVLEKNLGQTGIVGQRMLDEPAWYWPD
- a CDS encoding efflux RND transporter periplasmic adaptor subunit, whose amino-acid sequence is MKRVLLVFAGVLLVACSKEEPPPEPVRPVLSIKVQALGEESLGRFAGSIQARYETNVGFRVPGRIASRNVDVGAEVEKGALLATLDPTDQQNQLRSALGDLAKVQAQLINAQANARRQQELFDRGVGAQAQLDIAQTDLKTTQASLDQAKAAVDQAKDQLDYVELRTDHKAIVTAWNAEAGQVVTAGQQVVTLAQPDIKEAVIDLPDTLVDQLPADVVFQVAVQLEPNITTTAIVREIEPQAQSATRTRRARLTLTDTPPGFRLGTAISVTLSSAIKPRIELPLTALQEVDGKSRIWVIDPQTQTVSPRDISLISRTDSTMVLASGVKSGERVVSAGVNSLKPGQKVKIDEDSPQ
- a CDS encoding amino acid ABC transporter permease, producing the protein MASSGLELLWVSLPQLGKGAAQTLSISFLSIAISTVGGVLYGVLRTLNSKWLNAILRVYLELFRAIPVLVWLYLLFFGLPIFFGLSIPSFWCAVLVLSLWGASEVGEVVRGALHSLPRGQREAGLSIGLNGPQLYGYVLLPQALKRMTPPTINVYTRIIKTSSLAVLIGVVDVIKVGQQIIERTYESVLIYGALFLFFFFICYPLSAASRVLERRWTQA
- a CDS encoding amino acid ABC transporter permease; amino-acid sequence: MNFDYAFILSTLPAFLKAVGVTLQVGFIAIGTSLLVALINATILVFRTPYLQRLVGLYVELARNTPLLIQLFFVYFALPALGIKVSGFTAAIITMTFLGGAYLTEVLRAGVDAVPQAQLESGRSIGLSHGQLLRYVILPQAGILSLPSLFANFIFLLKETTVVSAVAVPEILYTTKSYIALYYKTYEMLAVLTLICVLLFLPLSLLLSRLERRLQHGQFGS
- a CDS encoding transporter substrate-binding domain-containing protein, which translates into the protein MKTAKSSLLLLPLLGLALLAGCNKTEEPAKPKVASESTAPASYLDKIKARDKLIVGVFTDKPPFGFVNEAGRYVGFDTDIGRQFAKDLLGDENKVEFVAVEPASRIPFLQSDKVDLILANMTVTPERKEAVEFTNPNLKVAVQALVPQASEVKNLDDLATRTTIVTTGTTADIWLTKNHPDWKLLKFEKNSESLQALANGRGDAYAQDNLVLFSWAKQNPGYRVLDQKLGAEAPIAPAVKKGNIELRDWVNAELAKLGEEKYLLKLYDQYVRKELSDDTKPESVIVEGGKWQG
- a CDS encoding amino acid ABC transporter ATP-binding protein, yielding MSALIEFKGFNKFFGEQQVLDGIDLQVKSGEVIVILGPSGCGKSTLLRCLNGLEVAHSGSLTFAGRELLDKGTDWREVRQQIGMVFQSYHLFPHMSVLDNLLLGPVKVQNRERREARDQAEALLARVGLSDKRDAFPRQLSGGQQQRIAIVRSLCMNPKVMLFDEVTAALDPEMVKEVLEVIQGLAREGMTLLIVTHEMAFARAVADRIVFMDAGRILEQNPPEIFFTNPQTARAQQFLEKFSYVAALPKTTQTKELELP